A genomic stretch from Anomalospiza imberbis isolate Cuckoo-Finch-1a 21T00152 chromosome 9, ASM3175350v1, whole genome shotgun sequence includes:
- the STIL gene encoding SCL-interrupting locus protein has translation MAWHGMAWHGMARPGPARPDGSGGAPAAMATPPHRRTAPARSPPPGIFKPPARALAVGFPGARSDWPGEPFPAARRLGRGGRRGRAPLSDWPAWTEGRPGPQKAPGQAGAPEPGLEPPPLSRLLPGRAGGRSGRAPRWEEGEEERAELRPGTDRRFDPKRMVPFSFPLSKCALWDPVPMGDVIGTHVTYYRNPKISLVEKTLRLAYRHAKQNEKKSFSCFLLGTLAVDEDGEGITLTIDRFDPGREVAGGSGKIPTASLPGDFLIPCTVNAWGPCSDNIIVHSVEDISLAFKGLQQSLCSKESLDLSKLLTVRAHIVFTENLDNLHFKFCWASLTVANILEYTPVKSVPIIPTALARNLNSPMNIAQVQGTYKCGYLTMDQTRKLLLLLESDPKAYALPLVGVWLSGVTHIYSPQVWACCLRYLFSSSIQERVFSESGCFLIVLYSLTHKEPEFYECVPCSGHTELGFQILTCHETVHLFKNVEPSDKSPIQFELSAENQNSETEFFSRICKKLLIKSPPQGSSPSKLSASDHDSGVEDEDLSPRPIPSPHPVSQQVTRIFPSVPELSLILEGSFVESGQSSKPVGTSSAKSLPTVPNQPIKKKCCMRSTCHPSQHSEDRQNFPANMGDPTLRRLPNPINQKIPASMPCRGSQGLLQQQVQCKKASPQSRKSSVSSSSTPCSGPSPDTSVHHPRKPLEKLVLNPESATPQAEPLLRRTSTSGSKQLPAVTQPVLHNSALSPQSCRQPPDLQVPVQVPPSCPACSCQCPASLQYNPINSWQGVGKTSPKHGAEIQSEMAQQNPCAVFHQNTICPNVCCNPGYATSSPINVRYPGKTGSCSLDNGLSPGIRMPSSASPSSLQCCAAPSPCLHTPAPAAASDNGMMGLSPDAYRLLTEQDRQLKLLQAQIQRLLEAQACQERSWEAAQPEKPGELVSMETQTSPRLHKRSVSVAVSTGASLFWNTASEKQGNSIPRGKKEDGEISKDISISINAEQDASNTSIASSLRVVDMPSFVESIHLVEEGTNQNTPQTGNVSQALVRASSLEESVSVSLQKEPSEGARSQVVVTSEQSSEPPASLLPQQPSEELKLYQDLLGQVNHLLKTSEVQDHLPLKSGFVADDGPTYQDIDDTEVASETDAGGVDKESVISATLKQLRSLGVTVDSPGSMKENAHKVENASILACISPEAVVPGLNSMLLANVSMCPNVVDLSMEANAIALKYLSENQLSRLSLSRSGQNPPTDFSFQDILQTNTDKSMVGLSLISPNNMSFATKKYMKRYGLIQGNDSSEDEEELQAQDGSFGTVRSKSMPNKNCTPALDSFSHQTELPKRMDGRLPIHLKSYSRELTTSASPQELNSPVLRNITNEVFPPRTDQADENSLQFLKDLKSKTSLLPGRVEFTEQPVRKDEGDTQAFRGNLHTPALEMLNQSNSINSVGTILDVKQLRQLPKLF, from the exons atggcatggcatggcatggcatggcatggcatggcccggcccggcccggcccggcccgacGGCAGCGGCGGCGCCCCCGCTGCTATGGCAACGCCGCCGCATCGCCGCACTGCGCCTGCGCGCTCCCCGCCCCCTGGCATTTTTAAACCCCCTGCGCGCGCGCTGGCGGTTGGTTTCCCCGGggcgcgctctgattggccgGGCGAGCCGTTCCCCGCCGCGCGCCGAttgggccggggcgggcggagggggcgggcTCCGCTCTCTGATTGGCCGGCGTGGACAGAGGGCCGGCCGGGGCCGCAGAAGGCGCCGGGGCAGGCGGGAGCGCCGGAGCCGGGGCTGGAGCCGCCGCCTCTCTCACGGCTGCTGCCCGGCCGAGCCGGGGGCCGCAGCGGGCGGGCCCCGCGctgggaagagggagaagaggagcGGGCAGAGTTGCGGCCCGGCACGGATCGGAG ATTTGATCCCAAAAGGATGGTCCCTTTCAGTTTCCCTCTGTCCAAGTGTGCACTTTGGGACCCAGTCCCCATGGGCGATGTCATTGGCACACATGTCACCTATTACAG aaaccccaaaatatctCTGGTGGAGAAAACCTTGCGGCTTGCCTATCGCCATGCTAAGCAGAATGAAAAGAAatcattttcctgttttttgcTTGGTACCCTGGCAGTAGATGAAG atgGCGAAGGCATAACGCTAACAATAGATCGCTTTGATCCTGGCCGAGAAGTTGCTGGTGGATCGGGCAAAATTCCAACTGCATCCCTTCCCGGAGACTTTTTGATTCCATGTACAGTTAATGCCTGGGGACCTTGTTCAGATAATATAATAGTGCACAGTGTTGAAGATATCAGCTTGGCTTTCAAG gGTCTGCAGCAGAGTCTGTGCAGTAAAGAATCTCTGGATCTTTCTAAACTGCTCACTGTTAGAGCTCACATTGTTTTCACAGAAAACCTGGATAATCTGCACTTTAAATTTTGCTGGGCTTCTCTTACTGTGGCCAATATTTTGGAATACACCCCTGTGAAGTCTGTCCCAATTATTCCAACAGCCCTAGCAAGAAATTTGAACAGTCCTATGAATATTGCACAAGTTCAAGGAACTTATAAATGTGG CTACCTTACTATGGACCAAACACGGAAATTGCTTTTACTGCTTGAGTCTGATCCCAAGGCTTATGCTCTCCCATTAGTTGGAGT ttGGCTGAGTGGAGTTACTCATATCTATAGTCCTCAAGTCTGGGCCTGTTGCTTGCGATATTTGTTCAGTTCTTCAATTCAAGAAAG ggttttttcagAATCTGGGTGTTTTCTTATTGTGCTTTATTCGTTGACACACAAGGAGCCAGAGTTTTATGAGTGTGTTCCATGCAGTGGGCACACTGAGCTGGGGTTTCAGATCCTAACTTGCCATGAAACAGTTCACCTCTTCAAA AATGTTGAACCATCAGACAAGAGCCCTATCCAGTTTGAGTTGAGTGCAGAAAACCAAAATTCAGAAACTGAGTTCTTCAGCAGAATTTGCAAGAAACTTCTAATCAAAAG tCCTCCCCAAGGCTCTTCACCCAGCAAGTTGTCAGCAAGTGATCATGACTCTGGTGTGGAAGATGAGGATTTATCCCCCAGACCAATTCCAAGTCCTCACCCAGTGAGTCAACAG GTTACCAGAATTTTTCCTTCAGTGCCAGAGCTGTCACTTATTTTGGAAGGGAGTTTTGTCGAATCAGGACAATCATCTAAGCCTGTGGGGACTTCAAGTGCTAAAAGTCTACCCACAGTGCCAAATCAGCCTATTAAAAAGAAGTGTTGCATGAGATCTACGTGTCACCCCAGCCAGCACTCTGAAGACAGGCAGAACTTTCCTGCTAATATGGGAGATCCCACTTTGAGACGATTGCCAAATCCTATAAACCAGAAGATTCCAGCTTCAATGCCTTGTAGAGGAAGTCAAGGTCTACTACAGCAGCAGGTGCAGTGTAAGAAGGCTTCCCCTCAATCAAGAAAAAGTTCGGTATCATCTTCTTCAACCCCTTGTAGTGGGCCTTCCCCAGATACATCTGTGCACCACCCCAGAAAGCCATTGGAAAAACTTGTATTAAATCCTGAGAGTGCCACACCACAGGCAGAGCCTCTGCTTAGGAGAACATCAACATCTGGCTCCAAGCAGCttcctgctgtgacacagccagTCCTCCACAACTCAGCTTTGTCACCACAGAGCTGCAGACAGCCACCAGATCTGCAGGTGCCAGTTCAAGTGCCACCTTCCTGTCCAGCATGCAGCTGTCAGTGTCCTGCTTCTCTCCAGTATAATCCCATAAACTCATGGCAAGGGGTTGGTAAAACGAGCCCCAAACACGGAGCAGAAATCCAATCGGAGATGGCTCAGCAAAATCCTTGTGCAGTGTTCCATCAAAATACCATTTGCCCAAACGTTTGCTGCAACCCAGGATATGCCACAAGCAGCCCTATAAACGTGAGATATCCTGGGAAAACAGGGAGCTGTTCTCTTGACAATGGCTTATCACCTGGAATAAGGATGCCATCGAGTGCGAGCCCCTCGAgtctgcagtgctgtgcagcCCCCTCCCCGTGCCTGCACAcgcctgctcctgcagcagcatcaGATAATGGCATGATGGGATTATCTCCAGATGCATACCGGCTCCTTACCGAGCAAGACAGACAACTCAAATTACTTCAGGCTCAG ATCCAGCGCTTGCTGGAAGCTCAGGCTTGCCAGGAGCGTTCCTGGGAGGCTGCGCAGCCGGAGAAGCCGGGGGAGCTTGTTTCCATGGAAACACAGACCTCACCGAGATTGCACAAGAGGAGTGTGAGCGTGGCCGTGAGCACAG GTGCTAGTTTATTTTGGAATACAGCCTCAGAAAAACAAGGCAACTCCATACCAcgagggaaaaaagaagatgGAGAGATTTCTAAGGACATAAGCATTTCAATTAATGCTGAACAAGATGCAAGTAATACAAGTATTGCTTCATCCTTAAGGGTGGTTGACATGCCCAGCTTTGTAGAGAGTATTCACCTTGTGGAAGAAGGAACTAATCAGAACACTCCCCA AACTGGAAACGTTTCCCAAGCACTTGTTCGTGCTTCATCCCTGGAAGAAAGTGTCAGTGTGTCTTTACAGAAAGAGCCATCGGAGGGAGCCAGGAGCCAGGTGGTGGTAACAAGTGAGCAGAGCTCGGAGCCACCCGCCTcgctgctgcctcagcagccCTCAGAGGAGCTGAAGCTTTACCAGGACTTACTG GGCCAAGTAAACCACCTCTTAAAGACCTCAGAAGTGCAAGATCACTTGCCTTTAAAATCAGGATTTGTTGCTGATGATGGTCCTACGTATCAGGATATTGATGATACAGAAGTGGCTTCAGAGACTGACGCAGGAGGGGTGGACAAAGAGAGTGTCATTAGTGCCACACTCAAACAGCTGAGGAGTCTTGGGGTGACTGTGGACTCCCCTGGCAGTATGAAGGAAAATGCACACAAAGTGGAGAATGCCAG CATCTTGGCGTGCATAAGTCCTGAAGCAGTGGTGCCTGGATTAAATTCCATGTTACTTGCCAATGTCAGTATGTGTCCCAACGTTGTTGATCTGAGCATGGAAGCAAATGCCATAGCCCTGAAATATCTCAGTGAAAATCAGTTATCCCGACTGTCTCTCAGTCGCTCAGGCCAAAATCCTCCCACAGATTTCTCCTTCCAAGACATCTTGCAAACAAATACGGACAAGAGCATGGTGGGTCTGAGTTTAATTTCACCCAACAATATGTCCTTTGCAACCAAGAAGTACATGAAGCGATATGGGCTGATACAGGGCAATGACAGCAGCGAAGATGAAGAGGAGCTGCAGGCTCAAGATGGCAGTTTTGGCACTGTCAGAAGCAAAAGCATGCCAAATAAAAACTGTACCCCTGCATTGGACAGCTTCAGCCATCAGACTGAATTACCCAAAAGAATGGATGGAAGACTTCCCATTCACCTAAAAAGTTACAGCAGAGAGTTGACTACTAGTGCTTCTCCACAAGAATTAAACAGTCCTGTGTTAAGAAACATTACAAATGAAGTTTTTCCTCCCAGAACAGATCAAGCAGATGAAAACTCTCTTCAGTTCCTAAAGGATTTAAAATCAAAAACCAGTTTGTTACCTGGGAGGGTTGAATTCACTGAACAGCCCGTCAGGAAAGATGAAGGAGATACTCAGGCCTTTCGTGGAAATCTACACACTCCAGCTCTTGAAATGTTAAACCAGTCAAACAGCATCAATTCTGTTGGCACCATTCTTGATGTCAAACAACTCAGGCAATTACCAAAGCTGTTCTGA